One Bradyrhizobium zhanjiangense DNA segment encodes these proteins:
- a CDS encoding PCC domain-containing protein yields MRSIKQPGAPGAERIQWVEARGRAFAFTLEAGLPLLEAARRGFAAEGFAGGVLNFGAGALGPFAYVMPALSKTGENAAFYSDTFRPKGVTRTKLGSMTLGMRDGAPFFHCHGLWTEADGRASGGHMLPDETVVAEPFAVEAFGLDGAMFTAEPDLETNFKLFGPVAAASTGAQATSRAFAMRLRPNQDFAGCLEAFCRAHGIARAKLHGGVGSTIGARFTHGGATEPFATELAITSGVIEAGSSGALEAALDVALIDYTGGLAEGRLVRGDNPVLMTMELVLVPMG; encoded by the coding sequence ATGCGCAGCATCAAGCAGCCGGGCGCACCTGGCGCAGAACGCATCCAATGGGTGGAGGCGAGGGGACGCGCCTTCGCGTTCACGCTTGAAGCCGGCCTGCCGCTGCTGGAAGCCGCGCGCCGCGGTTTTGCCGCGGAGGGTTTTGCCGGCGGCGTGCTCAATTTTGGTGCTGGCGCGCTGGGGCCGTTCGCCTATGTGATGCCGGCGCTGTCGAAGACTGGCGAGAACGCTGCGTTCTACAGCGATACGTTCCGGCCAAAGGGCGTGACGCGCACGAAGCTCGGCAGCATGACGCTGGGCATGCGTGACGGCGCGCCGTTCTTTCATTGCCACGGGCTGTGGACCGAGGCCGATGGCCGCGCCAGCGGCGGCCACATGCTGCCGGACGAGACTGTTGTCGCCGAGCCGTTTGCCGTCGAAGCGTTCGGTCTCGATGGTGCGATGTTCACGGCCGAGCCTGATCTGGAGACCAATTTCAAGCTGTTCGGACCGGTGGCGGCGGCGAGCACCGGTGCGCAGGCGACGAGCCGAGCGTTTGCGATGCGGCTGCGGCCGAACCAGGATTTTGCCGGTTGCCTCGAAGCATTCTGTCGCGCGCACGGCATTGCCCGCGCCAAGCTCCACGGCGGCGTCGGCTCGACCATCGGCGCGCGCTTCACCCATGGCGGCGCGACCGAACCGTTCGCCACTGAGCTGGCAATAACGTCCGGCGTGATCGAGGCCGGTTCGTCCGGCGCGCTCGAAGCCGCACTCGACGTCGCCCTGATCGACTACACCGGCGGCCTCGCCGAGGGCCGCCTGGTGCGCGGCGACAATCCCGTGCTGATGACCATGGAGCTGGTGCTGGTGCCCATGGGCTAA
- a CDS encoding AAA family ATPase has translation MSRTRRRQTTLRAPYLRRVWLDRSRVEDWEAYPFCLPVFRDEFDHSFESAVTIIVGENGTGKSTILEGIAGMAGFASTGGRKGFQEIDGGGIEITGEELSSALRAAWVPKVTDGWFFRAETFFSVARYLDRSAVSAAQAMEGVFGASVQEAPDYLSFSHGEGFLVFFEERCQKQGIYIFDEPESALSPARQMDFLKLLHRMDLSGNCQVIMATHAPLLMAYPNAQLLRLGKYGLEPVTVEQTDHYRVMREFCDDPRGFVEATLGSD, from the coding sequence ATGAGCCGGACACGACGTCGACAGACCACACTGCGCGCGCCCTATCTCAGGCGTGTCTGGCTCGATCGCTCGCGGGTCGAGGACTGGGAGGCTTATCCGTTCTGTCTTCCCGTCTTCAGGGATGAGTTCGATCACAGCTTCGAGTCCGCGGTCACGATCATCGTCGGCGAGAACGGGACCGGGAAGTCGACCATTCTCGAAGGCATCGCGGGGATGGCCGGCTTTGCTAGCACCGGCGGCCGCAAGGGCTTTCAGGAGATCGACGGCGGCGGCATCGAAATCACTGGCGAAGAGCTGTCGTCTGCCTTGCGGGCCGCGTGGGTCCCGAAGGTGACCGACGGCTGGTTCTTCCGGGCCGAGACATTCTTTTCGGTTGCGCGCTATCTCGACCGCTCGGCCGTGAGCGCCGCGCAAGCCATGGAGGGCGTGTTTGGTGCAAGCGTTCAGGAGGCGCCAGACTATCTCTCCTTTTCCCATGGCGAGGGCTTTCTGGTCTTCTTCGAGGAGCGCTGCCAGAAGCAGGGCATCTACATCTTCGACGAGCCGGAATCGGCGCTGTCGCCGGCGCGCCAGATGGACTTCCTCAAGCTCCTGCATCGCATGGATCTCTCCGGCAATTGCCAGGTGATCATGGCGACCCATGCGCCTCTGCTGATGGCCTATCCCAATGCGCAGCTGCTGCGGCTGGGAAAATATGGCCTGGAGCCTGTTACGGTGGAGCAGACCGATCATTATCGGGTGATGCGCGAATTCTGCGACGATCCGCGCGGATTCGTGGAGGCGACGCTGGGGAGTGATTGA
- a CDS encoding SRPBCC family protein: MRMTMGTAIAGVAALAVVGTALTAAFEPVSAHGPTRQKVRESIEISAPPAKVWAAIGNFQDMGWLPPVTKTEGQKGNEIGATRTLTLTGGPTVEEELYKYEPEMLSYSYRITKVDVKVLPVTNYSSTLTVSPAPDGKAKLEWAGAFYRGYPNNDPPPELSDEAAVKAVSGLYKAGLEALKKKIESGS, encoded by the coding sequence ATGAGGATGACGATGGGAACGGCGATCGCCGGGGTGGCGGCGCTGGCGGTGGTGGGGACGGCTCTGACGGCGGCTTTTGAGCCGGTCTCGGCCCATGGGCCGACCCGGCAGAAGGTGCGGGAATCGATCGAGATCAGCGCGCCACCGGCCAAGGTCTGGGCCGCGATCGGCAATTTCCAGGACATGGGCTGGCTCCCGCCCGTCACCAAGACCGAGGGCCAGAAGGGCAACGAGATCGGCGCGACGCGGACGCTGACCCTGACGGGCGGCCCGACGGTCGAGGAGGAACTCTACAAATACGAGCCCGAGATGCTGAGCTATTCGTACCGGATCACCAAGGTCGATGTGAAGGTGCTGCCAGTGACCAATTACTCCTCGACCTTGACGGTGTCGCCCGCGCCTGATGGCAAGGCGAAGCTCGAATGGGCCGGCGCGTTCTATCGTGGTTATCCCAACAACGATCCGCCACCGGAGCTGAGCGACGAGGCCGCGGTGAAGGCGGTGAGCGGGCTGTACAAGGCCGGGCTCGAGGCGCTCAAGAAGAAGATCGAGAGCGGTAGCTGA